TTTCAAAATTGATAGAGATAATCTGTTCCGGTGTGACTCCATTCGCTAAGAGTCTCTGCTGATACTGTTCCAGAAGTACAGATTTTCCACAGCGACGGATTCCGGTCACGACTTTGATCTGCTGCTCGTCTTTCCATGCCCAAAGCTGGTCAAGATATTCTTTTCGTTCAACGTGGGTTATGCGTTGGGGTTGGCTTCCTTCCAAGCCTCGTATTCATCGATCAGCTCCGCTTCTTCGATGACCTGCCAGACGCTGCAAAACCGAATCCTCTGCTTTTCGATTTCCTCTGCCGCCCTGCAAAGGCTTCCGAGGTCGTTGCAGCTAATTGTCATGTCCTGCTTGAAGGCGATCTCGATGCCGATCAGCTCCCGCTCGGTGACTGCCGCCTGAATGCTGGTAAGGTAGGTTTTTGCTTTGTTCGTCATAGTCTGTATCCTCCGTGTGTTTTGTTTTCCGTGGAGCTTTTCCCCCTTCGGTGTCTGTATATTACCGTCACTTCGGCACACTATCAAGCGGCTATACTATACGATCATCTTCCCGGAATACCGGGCAGAATGTACATTACTCTGCATCTTCGGCATCCTGCTCCATGGACATCACCGCCAAACACGCCGCACCGGATAAAGACGGTGTACGCATCGCAGAGCTGGATGAGGAATCTTTCCGTTATCTCCTCTGGGATCACAAGCCACTCACAGACTTCTGGATGACCGGCCCCGGCACCGTCAAGCGGCTAGAAAAGCACGGCATCCATACGATGGGCGAGCTGGCCTATTTCAGTACCGTCAATCAGGATATCTTATATAAAATACTCCATGCTTCCCGCCCGGAGCCACCGCATGATCATCCCCGGATGCCGATGTCAAATCGCGCTAAAATCTTCTCTCCGTTTGCCGCCTTACGAGGCTATGAGGATGAGATTGCTTCTGAGGGCAGGGATCACCTGAAAGGAAATAGAATCGAACTGTCTGAAGAAGGCAAGGAAGTTCTGAACCAAAAGATCAGCCAGCTTCGGAAGGGACAAGAGATCACAATAAAATATTTCACAGACGGCTACTATGAAGATATAGCCGAGGTACTGGATGCTGTGGATGCGATAAACAAAGAACTGCGAATTTACACAGGCTTTATAAATGATACCGGCAAAGAGCTGCCGACCATTATTGCATTTGAAGATATATCAGAGATTGGGGTGAATATGACTTGAATTACTGTTTTTGCGATGCCTGCCGCTACTGCTTCTCTGCGGAGAAGCTGCCAGACCACTGCCCAGACTGCGGAGCACAAATATATAAGGAGAGGTCAGCGGTACACTTGGCGAATAAAAATGAAATAGAGGAATTGCTCAGAATACGAGCTGAAGATAATAACTGACCAGCGCCCCACTGTGTATCACTCACAGCGAGGGCTTTTTTGAACTTCAGGAGTTTATTTTATTTCTGTCACAAACTATATATCAAGAGCCTCCATCATGAGTCGTATCCCGACTTTCAGACCTTCCTCAAAAGCGGTCTTCTCCTATGCG
Above is a window of Oscillospiraceae bacterium NTUH-002-81 DNA encoding:
- a CDS encoding YolD-like family protein, coding for MSNRAKIFSPFAALRGYEDEIASEGRDHLKGNRIELSEEGKEVLNQKISQLRKGQEITIKYFTDGYYEDIAEVLDAVDAINKELRIYTGFINDTGKELPTIIAFEDISEIGVNMT